A genomic region of Pristiophorus japonicus isolate sPriJap1 chromosome 22, sPriJap1.hap1, whole genome shotgun sequence contains the following coding sequences:
- the LOC139235182 gene encoding alpha-internexin-like has product MSYGWDSLGGSPYRKVHTDPTRSLTRNLGYSAPGYRAHNWSRGSSSSVGSTYKRSSLSTARGYRSSDSGDLGHPALYNDEQKALSANEKELMQGLNDRFAGYIDKVRQLEQQNKGLEVEITELRQKQTSPSRLANIYEPEIRELRSLIQDIENQKSQVHLDSEHLGEDLQQLKNKYEDEARLRDEVENNIRVFKKDRDEAHLIKLELEKKAQSLADEIVFLKTNHEEEVADLFAQIQASQVSVEMKDFTKPDLTGALREIRAQMEGYTNGNMQQAEEWFRSRVAKLNEAAEINNVALQSTRQEISEYRRQLQTKSIELETVRGTKESLEKQLNDIEERHDAELVHYQDTIQHLENEFKNTKWEMTHHLREYQDLLNVKMALDVEIASYRKLLEGEETRFGSIADSFTPASYTYRQAQPVTHSVYVTAKTKGTPTKIAPQYKFVEEIISETTKEVDMAELEDTVLRAISDDGSGEKFDEEDQTKQEEDEDKDEATTAEASDEEEAERTSETKEESTEEEAVDSKEAEKEETKAAKESEETESIETKEESEVAETTETKAEEESTKTKETEELDAVETKEEVEEETAETREDAEEEETTETKDSEEQEAPETKDKTEQQKTTERKDTEEEKDAEGKQGKEETTETKGSEERATSETNAEAEVEEIASPKDEAESVTPAASEEDQTEPGGATDKKTTKEEAEDTAAQQKEESKGTSTSQKDEPEPAAEENPEESKDSKQADKPEQESPKVKEKTKAEEKEAAPQESAKENENQKIKVEKVQASEETKASETSGQTEKSKEQPKEEKVEEKKSDIPKKEGKEPNKDKESPTAEEKKTDKDSDKKDDSKESEGKTVKASKAEKVEEKVASDNPESKSTQSVAKIPEAVVNGLDIKLDKEEKVVETEKKTTKTSTEVIQKIAEESIKSKEETTKVSVTSTVKKEVIEETKKEEKSVTTSSDTKSDAKESK; this is encoded by the exons ATGAGCTACGGCTGGGATTCTCTCGGCGGTTCCCCGTACCGGAAGGTGCACACAGACCCGACCCGCAGTCTGACTCGGAACCTGGGCTATTCAGCGCCCGGTTACCGCGCCCACAACTGGTCCAGGGGCAGCAGCAGCAGCGTCGGCTCCACGTACAAGCGCTCCAGCCTTTCCACCGCCCGCGGCTACAGGTCCTCGGACAGCGGCGATCTCGGACACCCGGCTCTCTACAATGACGAGCAGAAAGCGCTCAGCGCCAACGAGAAGGAGCTGATGCAGGGTCTCAACGACCGCTTCGCCGGCTACATCGACAAGGTCAGGCAGCTGGAGCAGCAGAACAAGGGTCTGGAGGTGGAAATCACAGAGCTCAGGCAAAAGCAGACTTCTCCTTCTCGCCTGGCCAACATCTACGAGCCCGAGATCCGAGAACTTCGCAGCCTCATCCAAGACATCGAGAACCAGAAGTCGCAGGTGCACCTGGACAGCGAGCACCTGGGGGAAGACCTGCAACAGCTGAAGAACAAGTATGAGGACGAGGCCCGCCTTCGAGACGAGGTGGAGAACAACATTCGAGTCTTTAAGAAAGACAGGGACGAGGCTCACTTGATTAAGTTGGAACTTGAGAAGAAAGCTCAGTCCCTGGCCGATGAAATCGTGTTCCTGAAGACCAACCACGAGGAAGAGGTGGCTGATCTGTTCGCTCAGATCCAAGCCTCGCAGGTCAGTGTTGAAATGAAAGATTTCACCAAGCCCGACCTGACGGGAGCCCTGAGGGAGATCCGAGCCCAGATGGAAGGATACACCAATGGCAACATGCAGCAGGCCGAGGAATGGTTCCGATCCAGAGTGGCCAAACTTAACGAGGCGGCGGAGATCAACAACGTGGCGTTGCAGAGCACCCGGCAGGAGATCAGCGAATATCGCAGGCAACTGCAGACCAAGAGCATCGAGCTGGAGACTGTCAGAGGCACCAAGGAATCTCTGGAGAAACAGCTGAACGACATTGAAGAAAGACACGATGCAGAATTGGTACACTACCAG GAtactattcaacatttagaaaacgAGTTTAAAAATACAAAATGGGAAATGACTCATCACCTGAGGGAATACCAAGATCTGCTGAATGTCAAAATGGCTTTAGATGTGGAGATTGCGTCCTACAG GAAACTGCTTGAAGGTGAAGAGACAAGATTTGGCTCAATTGCAGATAGCTTCACTCCTGCTTCGTATACATACAGACAAGCACAGCCTGTGACACACTCAGTTTATGTCACGGCTAAGACCAAGGGCACCCCCACAAAGATTGCACCTCAGTACAAATTTGTCGAAGAAATTATAAGTGAGACAACAAAGGAAGTTGACATGGCAGAGCTTGAAGATACTGTTCTCAGAGCGATCTCCGATGACGGGTCTGGTGAGAAATTTGATGAAGAGGACCAAACTAAACAGGAAGAGGATGAAGATAAGGATGAGGCAACGACAGCTGAAGCTTCAGATGAGGAGGAGGCTGAGAGAACCAGTGAAACTAAAGAAGAGAGCACAGAGGAAGAAGCTGTAGATAGTAAAGAAGCCGAGAAGGAAGAAACAAAGGCGGCAAAAGAATCTGAAGAGACTGAAAGCATTGAAACAAAAGAGGAGAGTGAAGTAGCAGAGACGACAGAAACAAAGGCTGAAGAGGAATCTACAAAAACAAAAGAGACTGAAGAGCTCGACGCCGTTGAAACAAAAGAAGAGGTTGAAGAAGAAACGGCAGAAACTAGAGAAGAcgctgaagaggaggagaccacagAGACAAAAGATTCTGAAGAACAAGAAGCTCCTGaaacaaaagacaagactgaacagCAAAAAACTACAGAAAGGAAAGACACTGAAGAGGAAAAAGACGCTGAAGGAAAACAAGGCAAAGAAGAAACTACGGAAACGAAAGGGTCTGAAGAGCGAGCAACATCTGAAACAAACGCAGAGGCGGAAGTGGAAGAAATTGCCAGCCCAAAAGATGAAGCTGAAAGTGTGACACCAGCAGCTAGTGAGGAAGATCAGACAGAGCCAGGAGGTGCTACAGACAAAAAAACTACCAAGGAAGAGGCTGAAGACACTGCGGCTCAACAAAAAGAGGAGTCAAAAGGAACAAGTACCAGCCAAAAAGATGAACCTGAACCTGCTGCTGAAGAAAATCCAGAGGAAAGTAAAGATAGCAAGCAAGCGGATAAACCAGAACAAGAATCACCTAAAGTGAAAGAAAAGACGAAAGCAGAGGAAAAAGAAGCTGCTCCTCAAGAATCAGCAAAAGAAAATGAAAACCAGAAAATCAAAGTGGAGAAAGTTCAAGCGAGTGAAGAAACAAAGGCATCAGAAACTTCCGGGCAGACCGAGAAGTCTAAAGAACAACCAAAGGAAGAAAAAGTCGAAGAGAAAAAATCTGATATCCCGAAGAAGGAGGGGAAAGAACCCAATAAGGACAAGGAATCACCAACAGCGGAAGAAAAGAAAACTGACAAAGATAGCGACAAGAAGGACGATAGCAAAGAAAGTGAAGGAAAAACAGTGAAAGCCTCCAAGGCAGAGAAAGTGGAAGAGAAAGTTGCAAGTGACAATCCTGAAAGCAAGAGCACGCAGTCTGTAGCCAAAATACCAGAGGCTGTCGTAAACGGCTTGGATATCAAATTGGATAAAGAAGAGAAAGTAGTTGAGACAGAGAAGAAAACTACAAAAACCTCCACAGAGGTCATTCAGAAAATTGCAGAGGAAAGCATCAAGAGCAAGGAAGAGACAACGAAAGTGTCAGTTACGAGCACGGTGAAAAAAGAAGTGATTGAAGAAACAAAAAAGGAAGAAAAGTCGGTGACCACTTCCTCAGACACTAAAAGTGATGCCAAAGAAAGTAAATGA